The nucleotide window CAGCGCAGGTCTACTCGTAGGCACCCTGGCTCCATCCAGTGGAAGATGTGATCTGGCGGCTAAGTCTCCGCTAACAGGCTTTATAGGCAACAGTAATATGGGAGGCTTTTTCGCTCCTGAGCTCAGGTTTGCTGGATTCGATCATCTGGTGATCAAGGGGAAGGCCGAAAAGCCCGTTTATCTCTGGATACATGATGGGGAGATCCAGATTCGAGATGCCGCTCACCTCTGGGGGAAGGACACCAGTGAAACCCCTGCCATTATCAGAACAGAGCATGGAGACGAAGACATAAAGGTAATGTGTATCGGCGAGGCGGGAGAAAACCTGGTCAGGTTCGCCATCATCCTCGGCGGGATTAAGAACAGCGGGGGCCGAACGGGGTTGGGCTGTGTCATGGGCTCGAAGAAACTGAAAGCCATTGCCGTCAGAGGTACTCAGGGTTTGGCCATCACGTATAGCGAGGAGGCTCTGGGGTATCTTGATTATCTTATGGGGCTAATAAGGGATAACTCGGTGTTTAAAGAATTCTCCAAATGGGGCACCCCAATGTTCCACAGCTCATCGGACTTGGTGGGCCGGATAAGGAACAGAAACTTCCAGCTCAATAAGGTTCCCAACGGCGAGGTTTTGTATGCTGAGAACCTGGGCAAATACTCGATAGGGATGGCTGCCTGCTTCGGTTGTCCGATCCACTGTCGCCATAGATACGTGGTACCGGAAGGGCCTGGCAAGGGTAGCTACGTTGAAGGTCCAGAATGGAGTACGCTGTCTGCCCTGACCGCAGAGGTTGATTGCATAAGAATGGAAGCTGCCCTCGTTGGCAACTACCTGGTCAATAAGTATGGTATCGACTCCCTGGAGTTTGGCAGCATGGTCTCTTGGGCAATGGAGCTCTATGAGAAAGGGATCATCGATGACAAGGTTACCGAAGGTCTGAGGCTGGAGTGGGGCAACGAGGAAGCGATGTACGAAATGGTGCGCAGGATTGCCAAAAGGGAGGGAGTACTGGGAGACATATTGGCTGATGGGCCCCTTAGAGCTATAGAGAAGCTAGGGGAGGAATCACGCTACTACAACCTCCACATAAAGGGCATGAGTTGTCTACACACGGATGAGAGGCCTACTCCTAGCCATGCATTGGGCATAGCTACATCTACCAGGGGCGCTGATCACCTGAGAAGTCGCCCTGGTGTGGATGCTCACCTGTTGCCCCCAGAGACCAGGGACAAGTTGTTCGGCTTCCCCACGCCTGACATGGTCTCCTATGAAGGGAGTGCTAAGCTGGTCTGGTGGCATGAGCTTATATACGCTATTTCAGACGCCCTGGGGACGTGTAAGTTCCAGCCTCTTCTCATGAGTCCCTCCATTTTCGGTTACGATGACTATTGCAAGCTGACTCACTACATCACAGGCCTTGATCTGTCAGTGTCAGAGATGATGGAGATAGGGGAAAGAATCTATACTCTGGAAAGGATGTTTAATAATCGAGAAGGGGGGTCGAGGGAAGACGATACCCTGCCTGAGCGTTACTTTGTAGAGCCGACCCCTGCTGGTATTCCCGGCTTCAAGGATAAGACCATAGACAGGGAGAAGTTTAACCAGTTGCTAGACGAGTACTATGAGGCACATGGCTGGGATAAGGATGGGGTGCCCATGGCAGAGACGTTGGCAAGGTTGGGCTTGGATAATGAGCCTTCCCACGTAATTTAGCCACGCCGGCAGTTTGATAGGAGGCAGCAAGCCATGATGAAGATGCTGATTGTGGACCACTCTAAGTGTACTGGCTGTAGGCTATGTGAGGTAGTCTGCTCGGCCAAGAAGAACGGGGCGGTAAACCCTACCAAGGCAAGGATCACCGTCATCAGATGGGAATCTATTTGCGTTGATACCCCAATGCTGTGCCAGCAGTGTGAGTCGGCACCCTGTATGGCCGTGTGTCCGGTAGTAGCTCTGGCTAGAGATGAAGACATAGGGAGGGTGACTATAAATTATGACCTTTGTATCGGGTGCAAGTTTTGCGTGGCGGCTTGTCCCTTTGGCACTATGAAGTTCGATCCTGTTGCCAGGAAGGTGATTAAGTGCGATCTCTGTGATGGCGACCCGACATGCGTCAAGTTCTGCGAAACAAAAGCGCTACGATATGTGGATGCCAGCACTGTGAACATAGCAAAGATGAGAGAGGCAGCAGAAAAGCTCTCTGAGCTGATCAGGAAGTCTGCTGCTTGATATTTCCTTGCCTTACTCAAAACTGAGCAGCTTGAGTCATTGAGCAGGGTTTACGCTCTTCGTCGATGGGGGTCTGCTTCTCGGCCGCGGCTGGAAGCATTTAGGGTAAGGTTAGCATTAGCGTATAAAGAAGGGAGGCCAGTGCCTCCCTTCTTTTATATCAATGAAATTATACATTTGGTCATAATGTGTAGCATGACAGTAAACCCTGACCCTATTCCGCTTGAGGATTGACAGAGTCTCTATACCACGGTCAATGTTTTAGAGATTATAGTCGGTAAGAGTTAGAATCTTGCCCAGTGAGCCAGACTCATGCCCATCTCCCTTTGCTTGATAGGATTATCCTTTCCTTGGTGAGGGTGCGGGAGAGGTAAAAGGCAATCATTCCAAGAAGGGCAGCACCGGCTAAGTTATATAAGGCGTAGTCCCACGAGGGTAAAAGCCACCAAAACCGCCCTCCAACCTGCCCTACCACCTGCAGCAGAAGTACCCCAACAGTTATAATAATGGTCTGACCAATAGACGGGTTGGTAATCAGGCTGAAAAGAACCCCCGACAAGATTAGGGCAAACATGAGCGAGGGAAGAAAGAGAAAGCTGGTAAGTGCTTCCGGCAGCGGGAGGACAAAATGACCTGTAGCCGGGAGGATAGAAGCGAGGTTCATCGTCAGAATGACTATCAGCGTAGCGATAAGCCCGATGATGTAGGCAGTCAGGAAGATGGATAGGCTTTTTCCTATCCAAACCGCTCTGGCGGTTAAAGGTGTAGCCAGCAGAGACTCTATAGGCCCCTTGCCCTTTTCCTTAGCAATGGGTTCAGTAGCCCAAGTTGCCATGCAGGTAAACAGGATTATGAGCGGCACGTAGTTAACTGCTAGCCCCATGAAGAGTTCTAACAGGGGCTTCGCATCCTCCCAAGCTAATCCAGTGGCTAACCACCAGTTGAGAGCGATAGGTAAACCTACTGCTGTCCCCACGGTAATGATACCCATGATAACAGCAACGATCAGAAATCCCTTGCTATGCAGGATATCCCTTACATCATTTTGCAGAACAACAAGCATTCCCTTCATGATGGCTCCACTTCTTTGAGTATGGCGGAGTAGATTTCCTCGAGGGAGGCTTCCTTTTTGCTTACTTCCTCAATCGCTACCCCTCGCCCAACGAGAAGACTCACTATATCAGGGGTCCTTACCCCTTCTTGGGGAACGAAAGTGAGGACCTTGTCTTTCCTATCTCGTAATCCCAGATGGGAGAGGCTCTTGAGTTCAGCAAAGAGAGGCTCGGCGATAGCTTCAGTTGTCTCAATCTCCACCTCATTTCCGCTCATCTCTCGCTGTAGCTGCTCCAGCTCACCGTAGAGCTTTATCTCACCACGGTCGATTAGAGCGATGCGGTTGCAGATTCTCTGCACTTCGTCCAGATTGTGAGAGCTTAGGAAGATGGTCCTTCCCTCCTTATAAGCCATGTTAAGGATAACCTCTCTCACCTCTATCTGACCTGAGGGGTCAACTCCGGCAGTGGGCTCATCCAGAACCAGAAGCTCGGGGTTATGTGTCATAGCCCGGGCCAAAGCCAACCTTTGCCTCATCCCCTTGGAATAGGTACCCACCTTGTCTTTGGCTCTATCCCGAAG belongs to Dehalococcoidia bacterium and includes:
- a CDS encoding aldehyde ferredoxin oxidoreductase family protein produces the protein MQERKIAYIDLSTGEVRKELIPHKMREMYLGGRGIDMYLLYNHISPGIDPLGPENVLAVSAGLLVGTLAPSSGRCDLAAKSPLTGFIGNSNMGGFFAPELRFAGFDHLVIKGKAEKPVYLWIHDGEIQIRDAAHLWGKDTSETPAIIRTEHGDEDIKVMCIGEAGENLVRFAIILGGIKNSGGRTGLGCVMGSKKLKAIAVRGTQGLAITYSEEALGYLDYLMGLIRDNSVFKEFSKWGTPMFHSSSDLVGRIRNRNFQLNKVPNGEVLYAENLGKYSIGMAACFGCPIHCRHRYVVPEGPGKGSYVEGPEWSTLSALTAEVDCIRMEAALVGNYLVNKYGIDSLEFGSMVSWAMELYEKGIIDDKVTEGLRLEWGNEEAMYEMVRRIAKREGVLGDILADGPLRAIEKLGEESRYYNLHIKGMSCLHTDERPTPSHALGIATSTRGADHLRSRPGVDAHLLPPETRDKLFGFPTPDMVSYEGSAKLVWWHELIYAISDALGTCKFQPLLMSPSIFGYDDYCKLTHYITGLDLSVSEMMEIGERIYTLERMFNNREGGSREDDTLPERYFVEPTPAGIPGFKDKTIDREKFNQLLDEYYEAHGWDKDGVPMAETLARLGLDNEPSHVI
- a CDS encoding 4Fe-4S dicluster domain-containing protein, whose protein sequence is MMKMLIVDHSKCTGCRLCEVVCSAKKNGAVNPTKARITVIRWESICVDTPMLCQQCESAPCMAVCPVVALARDEDIGRVTINYDLCIGCKFCVAACPFGTMKFDPVARKVIKCDLCDGDPTCVKFCETKALRYVDASTVNIAKMREAAEKLSELIRKSAA
- a CDS encoding ABC transporter ATP-binding protein, which translates into the protein MSDAIRLEGISKQLGKREILRDVSFTVKQGDVFGYLGPNGAGKTTTIRILLGLLKLTSGKATILGEDVSRDEARRTVGFVLESDGLYDNKTAEENLWYFARIYGMAEPAESIDRVLNLVELRDRAKDKVGTYSKGMRQRLALARAMTHNPELLVLDEPTAGVDPSGQIEVREVILNMAYKEGRTIFLSSHNLDEVQRICNRIALIDRGEIKLYGELEQLQREMSGNEVEIETTEAIAEPLFAELKSLSHLGLRDRKDKVLTFVPQEGVRTPDIVSLLVGRGVAIEEVSKKEASLEEIYSAILKEVEPS